In one Winogradskyella sp. MH6 genomic region, the following are encoded:
- a CDS encoding 2-oxoglutarate dehydrogenase E1 component: MDKYSFLNAAHTAYFADLYDQYLKNPDAIEPSWRAFFQGYDFGSENYGMDGEIVEGVSAQIPEHLQKEFQVVKLIDGYRNRGHLFTKTNPVRARRKYAPTLEIENFGLSKDDLNTVFSAGEIIGIGTSTLQSIIDHLESIYCDSIGVEYMYIRKPEEIQWIQEKLNVNDNHPKFSPDQKKNILRKLNEAVSFENFLHTKYVGQKRFSLEGNESLIPALDAMIETAAEYGVKEFVMGMAHRGRLSTLTNIFGKSAKDIFSEFDGKDYEEQIFDGDVKYHLGWTSDRETDSGKKINLSIAPNPSHLETVGAVVEGISRAKQDKPEIEDASQVLPIVVHGDAAIAGQGLVYEVVQMAQLDGYKTNGTVHIVVNNQIGFTTNYLDARSSTYCTDVGKVTLSPVLHVNADDAESVVHATLFALHFRMKFKRDVFIDLLGYRKYGHNEGDEPKFTQPLLYKAIAKHKNPRDIYAERLIAEGVIDKDHVSKIEKDYKDKLEEKLEDSRKVEKTVISPFMHEQWKDFERVDEEEMMKPIDTKVSKELLTDITKVISNLPEDKKFIRKIQRLVESRQTMFDEDRLDWAMAEHLAYGSLLSEGFNVRISGQDVERGTFSHRHAVVKVEDSEEEIILLKNVSDNQGQFNIYNSLLSEYGVVGFDYGYAMASPNTLTIWEAQFGDFSNGAQIMLDQYISSGEDKWKTSNGLVMLLPHGYEGQGAEHSSGRMERYLQLCAKDNMFVADCTTPANMFHLLRKQMKANYRKPLIVFTPKSLLRHPKVVSTVDEFANGNFQTVIDDASASVDKVKTLVFVTGKFYYDLLEEQEKLGRENVALVRIEQLFPLPIDEIRNIVGKYKNAEDVVWAQEEPRNMGAYSHMMMHLDEARTWRAASRRPYGAPAAGSSVRSKTRHQEVIDYVFDKSKNNQIRSKK, from the coding sequence ATGGATAAATATTCCTTTCTCAACGCAGCACATACAGCATATTTTGCTGACTTATACGACCAATATCTTAAAAATCCAGATGCCATAGAACCGAGTTGGCGTGCCTTTTTTCAAGGGTACGATTTCGGCTCTGAAAATTATGGAATGGATGGTGAAATAGTAGAAGGTGTGTCTGCTCAAATTCCTGAACATCTTCAAAAAGAATTTCAGGTTGTAAAACTTATTGATGGTTATAGAAATAGAGGGCATTTGTTTACAAAAACAAACCCAGTTAGAGCTAGAAGAAAATACGCTCCAACTTTAGAAATTGAAAATTTTGGTCTTTCTAAAGATGATTTAAATACTGTTTTTTCTGCTGGTGAAATCATAGGTATTGGTACTTCGACACTACAGAGTATTATAGATCACCTAGAGAGCATTTATTGTGATTCTATTGGTGTAGAATATATGTATATAAGGAAACCAGAGGAAATTCAGTGGATTCAAGAAAAACTGAATGTTAATGATAATCATCCTAAGTTTTCTCCAGATCAGAAGAAGAACATTCTAAGAAAATTAAATGAAGCTGTTTCTTTTGAAAATTTCTTACATACTAAATATGTTGGTCAAAAACGATTTTCTTTAGAAGGAAACGAATCTCTTATTCCTGCTTTAGATGCTATGATAGAAACAGCAGCTGAGTATGGAGTTAAAGAGTTTGTTATGGGTATGGCACATCGTGGCCGTTTAAGTACGCTTACAAACATATTTGGTAAATCTGCAAAAGATATCTTTAGCGAATTTGATGGTAAAGATTATGAAGAACAGATTTTTGATGGTGATGTAAAATACCACTTAGGTTGGACGAGTGATCGCGAAACCGACTCTGGTAAAAAGATAAACCTAAGTATTGCTCCAAACCCTTCGCATCTTGAAACTGTAGGTGCAGTTGTAGAAGGTATATCTAGAGCCAAACAAGACAAACCAGAAATTGAAGATGCTTCGCAAGTATTACCAATTGTAGTACATGGTGATGCTGCTATTGCTGGACAAGGCCTTGTGTACGAAGTTGTGCAAATGGCGCAATTAGATGGTTACAAAACAAACGGAACAGTACATATTGTAGTAAACAACCAGATAGGTTTTACTACAAATTATTTAGATGCACGTTCTAGTACCTATTGTACAGATGTAGGTAAAGTTACCTTGTCACCAGTACTTCATGTTAATGCGGATGACGCAGAGTCTGTGGTACACGCAACATTATTTGCACTTCATTTTAGAATGAAATTTAAGCGCGATGTATTTATAGACTTATTAGGTTACAGAAAATATGGTCATAACGAAGGTGATGAGCCTAAGTTTACACAACCATTGTTATACAAAGCAATTGCAAAGCACAAAAATCCAAGAGATATCTATGCAGAGCGATTAATTGCTGAAGGTGTAATAGATAAAGACCATGTTTCAAAAATTGAAAAAGATTACAAGGATAAATTAGAAGAAAAACTTGAAGATTCTCGTAAAGTAGAAAAGACTGTTATTTCTCCATTTATGCACGAGCAATGGAAAGATTTTGAGCGTGTAGATGAAGAGGAAATGATGAAGCCTATTGATACAAAGGTTTCAAAGGAGCTTCTTACAGATATTACTAAGGTTATTTCTAATTTACCAGAAGATAAAAAGTTTATCAGAAAGATTCAGCGTTTAGTAGAATCGCGTCAAACGATGTTTGATGAAGATAGACTAGATTGGGCAATGGCAGAGCATTTGGCTTATGGTTCATTGTTATCAGAAGGCTTTAATGTTAGAATTTCTGGTCAAGATGTTGAGCGTGGTACCTTCTCGCACAGACATGCTGTTGTTAAAGTAGAGGATAGTGAAGAAGAAATTATCTTACTAAAAAATGTATCAGACAACCAAGGGCAATTCAATATCTATAACTCATTATTATCAGAGTATGGTGTTGTAGGTTTTGATTATGGTTATGCCATGGCAAGTCCTAATACATTAACCATTTGGGAAGCACAGTTTGGCGACTTTAGTAATGGAGCACAAATTATGTTAGACCAATATATTTCTTCTGGTGAAGATAAATGGAAAACCTCTAACGGATTGGTAATGCTGTTACCTCACGGTTACGAAGGGCAGGGTGCAGAACACTCTTCTGGTCGCATGGAGCGTTATTTACAGTTGTGTGCAAAAGACAATATGTTTGTGGCAGATTGTACAACACCAGCCAATATGTTTCATTTGTTACGTAAGCAAATGAAGGCTAATTACAGAAAGCCATTAATTGTGTTTACACCAAAAAGTTTATTACGTCATCCTAAAGTAGTATCTACTGTAGATGAGTTTGCAAACGGAAATTTCCAGACGGTAATAGATGATGCAAGTGCTAGTGTAGATAAAGTTAAAACGTTAGTGTTTGTAACAGGTAAATTCTATTATGATCTTCTAGAAGAACAAGAAAAGTTGGGTAGAGAAAATGTTGCTTTGGTAAGAATAGAGCAATTATTTCCATTACCAATAGATGAAATTAGAAACATAGTTGGTAAATATAAGAATGCAGAAGATGTCGTATGGGCACAAGAAGAACCACGAAATATGGGAGCTTACAGTCATATGATGATGCATTTAGATGAAGCAAGAACATGGCGTGCAGCAAGTAGAAGGCCGTATGGTGCACCTGCAGCAGGGAGTTCGGTGCGTTCTAAAACAAGACATCAAGAAGTTATCGATTATGTTTTTGATAAAAGCAAGAATAACCAAATAAGAAGTAAAAAATAA
- the odhB gene encoding 2-oxoglutarate dehydrogenase complex dihydrolipoyllysine-residue succinyltransferase yields the protein MILEMKVPSPGESITEVEIAEWLVEDGDYVEKDQAIAEVDSDKATLELPAEASGTITLKAEEGDAVAVGQVVCLIDTSAEKPEGSESPASTKEEKKEEAPKEEVKPVATESKTYATGTPSPAAKKIIEERGLDASTISGTGKDGRITKDDAVNAVPSMGTPTGGNRGTSRSKMSMLRRKVAERLVEAKNTTAMLTTFNEVNMTPIFELRKQYKEEFKAKHGVGLGFMSFFTLAVVRALQEYPAVNSMIDGKEMISYDFVDVSIAVSGPKGLMVPVIRNAENLTFRGVEAEVKRLALRARDGQITVDEMTGGTFTISNGGVFGSMLSTPIINPPQSGILGMHNIIQRPIAVDGKVEIHPMMYVALSYDHRIIDGRESVGFLVAVKEALENPTELLMNNDVKKALEL from the coding sequence ATGATTTTAGAAATGAAAGTGCCTTCACCAGGCGAATCAATTACTGAGGTAGAAATTGCAGAATGGTTAGTAGAAGATGGAGATTATGTAGAAAAAGACCAAGCTATAGCTGAGGTTGATAGTGACAAGGCAACATTAGAATTGCCAGCTGAAGCCAGTGGTACCATTACCTTAAAAGCTGAAGAAGGCGATGCTGTTGCTGTTGGGCAAGTTGTATGTTTAATAGATACCAGTGCAGAGAAGCCAGAAGGTAGTGAAAGTCCTGCTTCTACAAAAGAAGAAAAGAAGGAAGAAGCTCCTAAGGAAGAGGTAAAACCAGTTGCTACAGAATCTAAAACCTATGCAACAGGTACTCCAAGTCCTGCTGCTAAAAAGATAATAGAAGAAAGAGGGCTAGATGCTAGTACTATAAGCGGAACTGGTAAAGATGGTCGTATTACAAAAGATGATGCTGTAAATGCAGTGCCATCTATGGGAACGCCAACAGGAGGAAACAGAGGAACATCTCGTAGCAAAATGTCTATGTTGCGTCGTAAAGTAGCAGAGCGTTTGGTTGAAGCTAAGAATACAACAGCCATGTTAACGACTTTTAACGAAGTTAACATGACTCCAATTTTTGAATTACGTAAACAATATAAAGAAGAGTTTAAAGCTAAGCACGGAGTAGGTCTTGGTTTTATGAGTTTCTTTACATTAGCTGTAGTAAGAGCTTTACAAGAATATCCAGCTGTGAATTCTATGATAGATGGAAAAGAAATGATTTCTTACGATTTTGTTGATGTAAGTATTGCTGTTTCTGGACCAAAAGGATTGATGGTGCCAGTAATAAGAAATGCAGAAAACCTAACTTTTAGAGGTGTTGAAGCAGAAGTAAAACGTTTGGCACTAAGAGCTAGAGATGGTCAAATTACTGTAGATGAAATGACAGGTGGTACCTTTACTATTTCTAATGGCGGTGTATTTGGTAGTATGTTATCTACACCAATTATAAATCCTCCGCAGAGTGGTATTTTGGGTATGCATAATATTATTCAGCGTCCAATTGCTGTAGACGGTAAGGTTGAAATTCATCCAATGATGTACGTCGCTTTATCTTACGATCATAGAATTATTGATGGCAGAGAATCTGTAGGTTTCTTAGTAGCAGTTAAAGAAGCTTTAGAGAACCCAACAGAATTATTAATGAATAATGATGTTAAAAAGGCTTTGGAATTATAA
- a CDS encoding response regulator transcription factor — translation MNPTIIIADDHPLVLKGLQDFLHEKEYNVLASAKNGKEALALIKAHTPDIAILDIKMPFFSGLQIAEKCKKANLKTKIVLITFEKDEKIYNEAKALGVYGYVLKEFALDEIENCISSVTEDKPYFSPELLAYIEVDEAPEELQLLTKTETKIIGLIAQNKTGVEIADLLFVSTRTVEKHKSNIIKKLKLQSKQNSLLIWAKENSDYL, via the coding sequence ATGAATCCCACCATTATAATAGCAGATGACCATCCTTTGGTGCTAAAAGGTCTTCAAGACTTTTTACACGAAAAAGAATATAATGTCCTTGCCAGTGCAAAAAATGGCAAAGAAGCTTTGGCATTGATAAAAGCTCATACACCTGATATTGCTATTCTAGATATTAAAATGCCTTTTTTTTCAGGTTTACAAATTGCTGAAAAATGTAAAAAGGCGAACCTCAAAACCAAAATAGTCCTCATTACTTTTGAAAAAGATGAGAAAATATATAACGAAGCTAAAGCTTTAGGTGTTTATGGTTATGTATTAAAAGAGTTTGCATTAGACGAAATTGAAAACTGTATTTCTTCAGTGACTGAAGACAAACCCTATTTTAGCCCAGAGCTTTTAGCTTACATAGAAGTTGATGAAGCACCTGAAGAGCTACAGCTTTTAACAAAGACAGAAACTAAAATCATTGGGCTGATAGCACAAAACAAAACTGGTGTTGAAATTGCCGACTTACTTTTTGTATCTACAAGAACTGTAGAAAAGCACAAAAGCAATATTATTAAGAAATTAAAATTGCAGAGCAAACAAAACAGTCTACTTATTTGGGCAAAAGAAAATTCTGATTATCTCTAG
- a CDS encoding retropepsin-like aspartic protease produces METLKDFLLNKGYSKIKLKLTKTNHFEIKATINGVKGRFILDTGASSSCVGFEAIERFNLRVKDSEIKAVGAGASNMTTQISKSNNLKIGKWKKSRVALILFNLSHVNTGLVNHNADPVDGIIGADILKKGKAIIDYEKKYLYLKLKEIS; encoded by the coding sequence ATGGAAACGTTAAAAGACTTTCTTCTAAACAAAGGCTACTCCAAGATAAAACTCAAATTGACCAAGACTAATCATTTTGAAATTAAGGCTACTATTAATGGAGTTAAAGGACGATTTATTTTAGACACTGGCGCTTCCAGTAGCTGTGTTGGCTTTGAAGCCATAGAACGCTTTAACCTTAGAGTAAAGGATTCTGAAATTAAAGCCGTTGGTGCTGGAGCTTCTAACATGACGACTCAAATTTCTAAATCCAACAACTTAAAAATTGGAAAATGGAAAAAAAGTAGAGTAGCACTGATTCTTTTTAACCTTTCGCACGTTAACACTGGACTTGTTAATCATAATGCAGATCCTGTGGACGGCATTATTGGTGCAGATATTTTAAAGAAAGGAAAAGCGATAATCGATTACGAGAAGAAATACCTTTACTTAAAGCTAAAAGAAATTTCCTAA
- a CDS encoding TatD family hydrolase has translation MIITDTHTHLYSEAFDEDRATMIQRALDENVSRFFIPAIDSTYTEAMLQLEKDFPEHIFLMMGLHPTHVKENFKDELAHVEDMLSQRKFYAVGEIGIDLYWDKTTLDIQIEAFKYQINLAKKYKLPIVIHCREAFDEIFEVLEQEKSDDLFGIFHCFTGTLEQAHKAISYNMKLGIGGVVTFKNGKIDQFINEIDLKHIVLETDSPYLAPKPYRGKRNESLYVIKVLEKLSELYGMSVEDIAAITTENSKQVFGI, from the coding sequence ATGATTATTACTGATACACACACGCATTTATACAGCGAAGCTTTTGATGAAGATAGAGCAACTATGATACAGCGTGCTTTGGATGAAAATGTTTCACGCTTTTTTATTCCTGCAATAGACTCTACCTACACCGAAGCAATGCTTCAACTTGAAAAGGATTTTCCTGAGCATATTTTTTTAATGATGGGATTGCACCCTACACATGTAAAGGAAAATTTTAAAGATGAGTTAGCGCATGTAGAGGACATGTTGTCACAACGAAAATTTTATGCAGTTGGTGAAATAGGAATTGATTTATATTGGGATAAGACCACATTAGATATTCAGATTGAAGCATTCAAATATCAAATCAATCTGGCAAAAAAATATAAGTTGCCAATTGTCATTCACTGTAGAGAAGCATTTGATGAGATTTTTGAAGTTTTAGAACAAGAAAAATCAGACGATCTTTTTGGAATTTTTCACTGTTTTACTGGTACGCTAGAGCAAGCACATAAAGCCATATCGTATAATATGAAGTTAGGTATAGGTGGAGTAGTGACTTTTAAGAATGGAAAAATAGACCAGTTTATAAATGAGATCGATTTAAAACACATTGTTTTAGAGACAGATTCACCTTACTTAGCGCCAAAACCATATCGTGGTAAGCGTAATGAAAGTCTATATGTTATTAAGGTATTAGAAAAATTATCCGAACTTTACGGAATGAGTGTCGAAGACATAGCGGCTATCACAACCGAAAATTCAAAACAAGTATTTGGTATATAG